The proteins below come from a single Mycobacterium parmense genomic window:
- a CDS encoding STAS domain-containing protein has translation MQKAARHVSNPSFDSRHRGAMDPLRSQSTHLTVASQRMRGIEVLKAVGEIDLGSAPVLADATDRALAGRPAAMVIDLSDVDFMASAGLEVLVKAYRTAAGNTKVVVVADGPATSRPIRLMGVDEVVPLYSVLDDAIAGLTDGEL, from the coding sequence GTGCAAAAGGCCGCCCGTCATGTTTCGAACCCATCGTTCGATTCCCGACATCGAGGTGCCATGGACCCTTTACGTTCTCAATCAACGCATTTGACGGTGGCGTCGCAGCGGATGCGCGGCATCGAGGTGCTCAAGGCCGTCGGCGAGATCGACCTCGGATCTGCTCCGGTGTTGGCCGATGCGACCGACCGGGCGCTGGCCGGCCGTCCGGCGGCCATGGTGATCGACCTGAGCGACGTCGACTTCATGGCCTCGGCGGGCTTGGAAGTGCTGGTCAAGGCCTACCGGACGGCCGCAGGCAACACGAAGGTTGTGGTGGTGGCCGACGGCCCGGCGACCAGCCGCCCGATCCGGCTCATGGGGGTCGATGAGGTGGTGCCTCTTTATTCGGTGCTCGACGACGCCATAGCCGGGCTGACGGACGGCGAGCTGTGA
- a CDS encoding FAD-dependent oxidoreductase yields the protein MAREISRQTFLRGAAGALAAGAVLGPARAVADPRTTGWGGLTSAIGGQVILPDSGAQFSAAKQVFNTNYNDSSPAAVVTVKSLADVQRAMAFAAANNLKVAPRSGGHSYIGASTANSTMVLDLRQLAGDVNYDAATGNVTVTPATSLYAMHQTLAAAGRGIPTGTCPSVGAAGHALGGGLGAQSRHAGLLCDALRSATVVLPGGQAVTTSATSQPDLFWGLRGGGGGNFGVTTSLTFATFPTTDVDVVNLNFPPQSFAQVLVGWQNWLRSADRSMWALADSTTDAFGQQCRIMATCPAGSGASVSAAIIKAVGLQPSGTDSHTFDYLDLVKYLAVGNLNPAPLGYVGGSDVFPTISPAAAQGIAAAVNAFPRGAGRMLAIMHALDGALADVAPGATAFPWRRQYALVQWYVETSGSAAAATNWLSTAHQAVQPYSVGGYVNYVEANQPASRYFSSNLSRLAAVRQKYDPGRVMFSGLRY from the coding sequence GTGGCGCGTGAGATTTCGCGCCAGACGTTTCTGCGGGGCGCTGCCGGAGCGTTGGCGGCCGGTGCGGTTCTCGGTCCTGCCCGCGCCGTCGCCGACCCGAGAACCACCGGGTGGGGCGGCCTGACGTCCGCTATCGGCGGGCAGGTGATCCTGCCGGACAGCGGCGCGCAATTCTCCGCGGCCAAACAGGTTTTCAACACCAACTACAACGACTCCTCGCCGGCGGCGGTCGTGACGGTGAAGTCGCTGGCCGACGTGCAACGGGCGATGGCATTCGCCGCGGCGAACAACCTCAAAGTCGCTCCGCGCAGCGGGGGACATTCCTACATCGGCGCGTCCACGGCGAACAGCACCATGGTGCTCGACCTGCGCCAGCTGGCCGGCGACGTCAACTACGACGCCGCCACCGGGAACGTCACGGTGACACCGGCGACCAGTTTGTACGCGATGCACCAGACGTTGGCGGCGGCGGGCCGGGGGATACCCACGGGCACCTGCCCTTCCGTCGGGGCGGCGGGGCACGCCCTCGGCGGGGGGCTGGGCGCCCAGTCGCGGCACGCGGGGCTGCTGTGCGACGCGCTGCGGTCGGCCACGGTCGTGCTGCCGGGTGGTCAGGCGGTCACCACGTCGGCCACCAGTCAACCCGACCTGTTCTGGGGGCTGCGGGGCGGCGGAGGCGGCAACTTCGGCGTCACAACGTCGTTGACGTTCGCCACCTTCCCGACCACCGACGTCGACGTCGTCAACCTCAACTTCCCGCCGCAGTCGTTCGCGCAGGTGCTGGTCGGCTGGCAGAACTGGCTGCGCAGCGCCGACCGGAGCATGTGGGCGCTGGCCGACAGCACCACCGACGCCTTCGGTCAGCAGTGCCGCATCATGGCCACCTGCCCGGCCGGGTCGGGCGCCAGCGTGTCCGCCGCGATCATCAAAGCCGTTGGGCTGCAACCATCCGGCACGGACAGCCACACCTTCGACTATCTGGATCTGGTGAAATATCTGGCCGTCGGCAACCTCAACCCGGCGCCGCTGGGATATGTGGGCGGCTCCGACGTCTTCCCCACCATCAGCCCCGCCGCGGCGCAGGGAATCGCCGCCGCGGTCAACGCCTTTCCTCGCGGCGCGGGCCGGATGCTGGCGATCATGCACGCCCTTGACGGCGCCCTGGCGGACGTGGCGCCGGGGGCGACGGCGTTCCCGTGGCGCCGGCAGTACGCGCTGGTCCAGTGGTACGTCGAGACGTCGGGTTCTGCCGCGGCGGCCACCAACTGGCTCAGCACGGCACATCAAGCGGTGCAACCGTATTCGGTCGGCGGCTATGTCAACTACGTTGAGGCGAACCAGCCCGCTTCGCGGTACTTCAGCTCGAATCTGTCCCGGCTCGCGGCCGTACGGCAGAAGTACGATCCGGGCCGGGTCATGTTCTCGGGCCTGCGTTATTGA
- a CDS encoding ATP-binding protein — protein MRRTDDANFVVPSANFTGRADAENVAVFRARFQKWLETHFSLSPERVSDVILSTGEALSNCAEHAYRDSGRPGVMTLSVRYETPGATIVVCVTDGGRWVEPAANAPTGFRGRGLPLMHALSDECTVEGRADGTTVCLQFHRCATKSGGR, from the coding sequence ATGCGCCGCACGGATGACGCCAACTTTGTGGTGCCATCCGCGAACTTCACCGGACGCGCCGACGCTGAAAACGTCGCCGTCTTCCGGGCGCGCTTCCAGAAGTGGCTCGAGACGCACTTCTCGTTGAGTCCCGAACGCGTGAGCGATGTCATCCTGAGCACCGGCGAGGCGCTGTCGAACTGCGCCGAGCACGCATACCGCGACAGCGGCCGACCGGGCGTCATGACGCTGTCGGTTCGGTACGAGACGCCCGGCGCCACGATCGTGGTGTGCGTGACCGACGGCGGCCGATGGGTCGAACCGGCAGCGAACGCGCCGACCGGCTTCCGGGGTCGCGGCCTGCCGTTGATGCATGCCCTGTCCGACGAATGCACGGTCGAAGGGCGCGCCGACGGCACCACGGTCTGCCTGCAATTCCACCGGTGCGCGACGAAGTCCGGCGGGCGCTGA
- a CDS encoding SDR family oxidoreductase, translated as MRVFVTGGTGGIGSAVVPELIGAGHEVLCLTRSPASAQAARAMGATDFSGDIDDPGSLRAGAAQSDGVVYLAFGHDFNNFEQMSAQEGCAVATLGAALEGSGKPLVVASGTPAIPGHVATEEDPLPAEGTIGGRARTARAVLDLAAKDVRSAVVRLPRSVHRQGGPFGFASLLIAAAQATGVSGYVGDGSQRWPAVHVLDAARLFRLALEGATPGTVAHAVADEGDPMRAIAEAIGRQLNLPVRSVPAEDFGVLGHLFGVDQPASSALTREQFDWRPTHPSLLDDLNDGGYAA; from the coding sequence ATGCGGGTATTCGTCACGGGGGGCACCGGCGGAATCGGCTCAGCGGTAGTCCCCGAACTGATCGGCGCGGGTCACGAAGTGCTCTGCCTGACCCGCTCGCCCGCGTCGGCGCAGGCCGCCCGCGCCATGGGGGCGACCGACTTCTCCGGAGACATCGACGATCCCGGGAGCCTGCGGGCCGGTGCGGCGCAATCCGACGGGGTCGTCTATCTCGCCTTCGGCCACGACTTCAACAACTTCGAGCAGATGAGCGCCCAGGAAGGCTGTGCCGTAGCGACACTCGGGGCTGCACTCGAAGGCAGCGGGAAGCCGTTGGTCGTCGCCTCCGGCACCCCGGCCATCCCCGGACACGTTGCGACGGAGGAGGATCCGCTACCCGCCGAAGGAACCATCGGCGGACGCGCCCGCACCGCCCGGGCAGTCCTCGATCTGGCCGCGAAGGACGTTCGCTCGGCCGTGGTCCGCCTCCCCCGGTCCGTGCATCGCCAGGGCGGACCGTTCGGGTTCGCCTCGCTGCTGATCGCCGCCGCGCAAGCAACCGGGGTCTCCGGTTATGTCGGGGACGGCAGCCAGCGCTGGCCCGCCGTGCATGTCCTCGACGCCGCCCGGCTGTTCCGGCTGGCTCTGGAAGGCGCAACACCTGGCACGGTCGCGCACGCCGTCGCCGACGAGGGCGACCCGATGCGGGCCATCGCCGAAGCCATTGGCCGCCAGCTCAACCTGCCCGTCCGGTCGGTCCCGGCCGAGGACTTCGGAGTACTCGGCCACCTGTTCGGGGTGGACCAGCCCGCATCGAGCGCGCTGACGCGCGAGCAATTCGATTGGCGGCCCACCCATCCGAGCCTGCTCGACGACCTCAATGACGGAGGCTATGCGGCCTGA
- a CDS encoding HugZ family pyridoxamine 5'-phosphate oxidase, producing the protein MHNTARPSAAEQARTIAAGTNAATLATLTADGDPWASYVAYGLLGGAPVLCVSDLAEHGRNLAADPRASMSIVAASSDADPLAVGRITLAGRVFRPSAAERDAARAAYREAVPGAGVYLDFSDFTLWVLRVHRVRWVGGYARVDSVSGEQYDAASPDPVSPAAARAIAHLNADHADALAAMARAFGGCPDAEAATCTGIDRYGLDLRVHAASGTVDVRVGFAAPLHSASQLRSATADLARAAES; encoded by the coding sequence GTGCACAACACCGCCCGCCCGTCTGCCGCCGAGCAGGCACGCACGATCGCTGCCGGAACCAACGCCGCGACGCTGGCGACCCTGACCGCCGACGGCGATCCCTGGGCGTCATACGTGGCGTACGGACTGCTGGGCGGGGCGCCGGTGCTGTGCGTGTCGGATCTGGCCGAGCACGGCCGCAACCTCGCGGCCGACCCGCGGGCCAGCATGTCGATCGTCGCGGCCAGCAGTGACGCCGACCCGCTCGCTGTCGGTCGTATCACGCTGGCCGGCCGGGTGTTTCGGCCCTCGGCCGCCGAACGCGACGCGGCCCGCGCGGCGTACCGGGAGGCGGTGCCGGGCGCCGGTGTCTATCTCGACTTCAGTGACTTCACCCTGTGGGTGCTGCGCGTTCACCGGGTGCGCTGGGTCGGCGGATACGCCCGCGTGGACTCGGTCAGCGGCGAACAGTATGACGCCGCCTCGCCCGACCCGGTCTCCCCGGCCGCGGCGCGGGCCATCGCGCACCTCAACGCCGACCACGCCGACGCCCTGGCGGCCATGGCCCGGGCGTTCGGCGGCTGCCCCGACGCCGAGGCCGCGACCTGTACCGGCATCGACCGCTACGGCCTGGACCTGCGCGTGCACGCGGCGAGCGGCACGGTGGACGTCCGCGTCGGCTTTGCGGCCCCGCTTCATTCTGCCAGCCAATTGCGTTCGGCTACCGCGGATTTGGCGCGCGCCGCGGAAAGTTAG
- a CDS encoding cellulose-binding domain-containing protein, translated as MGRLDRFVKRWRTALHVVVSASVVAILGLGVSPAAHAAAASATLQVQHAWQTGFIARFVVTNSSMVQMPDWRLDFDLPVGETVSHTWNSNFTQTGTHVVITPANWNHTIAPGGSATGGMRGVLIGAFSPPSNCVLNGQYPCT; from the coding sequence ATGGGCCGACTGGACAGATTTGTGAAGCGCTGGCGCACAGCGCTTCACGTAGTCGTGTCGGCGTCGGTCGTTGCCATCCTCGGGCTCGGGGTCAGCCCCGCGGCTCATGCGGCTGCGGCCTCGGCGACGTTGCAGGTACAACACGCGTGGCAGACCGGCTTCATCGCCCGTTTCGTCGTCACCAACTCGAGCATGGTGCAGATGCCCGACTGGCGCCTCGATTTCGACTTGCCGGTGGGAGAAACCGTCTCGCACACGTGGAACAGCAACTTCACCCAGACCGGCACGCACGTGGTGATCACTCCGGCGAACTGGAATCACACCATCGCACCGGGCGGCTCGGCCACGGGTGGGATGCGGGGGGTGCTGATCGGTGCCTTTTCGCCGCCGTCGAATTGTGTGCTCAACGGGCAATACCCTTGCACCTAG
- a CDS encoding FKBP-type peptidyl-prolyl cis-trans isomerase gives MAAVNSSKVYPYAVAFAACVAAIGLMLDASGKATAAASCPTAPPQAGGTPDWTLAGTTGSIAVTGSTDTTAPSINVTTPFSVTQTQVHTLRAGDGPVVAPTATVSVCYMGVNGRDGSVFDSSYQRGAPVDFPLGGVVPGFQKAIAGQKVGSTVGVAMTSADGYPNGQPSAGIRPGDTLVFAIKILSASA, from the coding sequence GTGGCGGCGGTGAATTCCTCGAAGGTGTATCCCTATGCGGTCGCGTTCGCGGCCTGTGTTGCCGCAATCGGTCTGATGCTCGATGCCTCGGGCAAGGCGACCGCGGCCGCCTCATGCCCAACGGCCCCGCCGCAGGCGGGTGGCACACCCGACTGGACGCTCGCCGGCACGACGGGCAGCATCGCCGTCACCGGATCCACGGATACGACCGCTCCGAGCATCAACGTGACCACACCGTTCAGCGTGACGCAGACCCAGGTGCACACCCTGCGGGCCGGGGACGGCCCGGTCGTCGCGCCGACGGCCACCGTCTCCGTCTGCTACATGGGTGTCAACGGGCGCGACGGCTCGGTCTTCGACAGCAGCTACCAGCGGGGCGCTCCGGTCGACTTCCCGCTCGGCGGAGTCGTGCCGGGCTTCCAGAAGGCCATCGCGGGGCAAAAGGTCGGCTCCACCGTCGGCGTCGCCATGACGTCGGCGGACGGCTACCCCAACGGTCAGCCCAGCGCCGGAATCCGGCCGGGCGACACGCTGGTCTTCGCGATCAAGATACTCAGCGCCTCGGCCTGA
- a CDS encoding TetR/AcrR family transcriptional regulator, with protein sequence MPRWEPDARQRLVSAALHLFAEQGYDQTTVTQITDRAGLTKSTFFRYFPDKREVLAAGQETLARLLVDGIAAAPENAGALTAVGAGLERAAGAMTPFNRELAPRLHAVIATSAELQERDALKQVGLAAAMKGALCARGVPDLAAALAAELGVLAFKEAFAAWVASDNERGLAELVRTALERLRATVAELD encoded by the coding sequence GTGCCCCGATGGGAACCCGATGCGCGCCAGCGGCTGGTCTCAGCCGCGCTGCATCTCTTCGCCGAACAGGGCTACGACCAAACCACGGTTACCCAGATCACGGACCGGGCCGGCCTGACCAAGAGCACCTTCTTCCGGTATTTCCCCGACAAGCGGGAGGTGCTGGCGGCCGGCCAGGAGACCCTGGCACGGCTTCTGGTCGACGGCATCGCCGCGGCACCGGAGAACGCCGGCGCGCTGACCGCGGTCGGCGCCGGGCTGGAACGCGCGGCAGGGGCGATGACGCCGTTCAATCGCGAGCTCGCGCCCCGCCTGCACGCGGTGATCGCCACGAGCGCGGAACTGCAGGAACGCGACGCCCTCAAGCAGGTGGGCCTGGCCGCGGCGATGAAGGGCGCGTTATGCGCGCGCGGCGTGCCGGACCTGGCGGCAGCCCTGGCGGCCGAGTTGGGAGTGCTGGCGTTCAAGGAAGCCTTCGCCGCCTGGGTCGCATCGGACAACGAGCGCGGCCTGGCCGAATTGGTGCGCACCGCCCTGGAGCGGCTCCGCGCCACCGTGGCCGAGCTCGACTGA
- a CDS encoding GGDEF domain-containing protein — MSRLKSWLDQPEQYDWVTSFLRQRGMLWSARAIMATVAMSAATVPLSMLFSHPQDSTRAVIIGMITAAYTVGMAVFWLAGWPTRRQSLTALAVAVLCIGAWVVAQPNAILATLACTPMAVTGGYSAVFHSPTVLLLHAVVAVTIATAAALRLSHQSDIPATSVFWLINFVTLSVSLGFWGMSRGIRMYAQRSEEDDLTGLLNRRALSDAVALRLAHPPPGHAYLAVVMVDLDDFKRLNDTLGHSAGDEALQLVAGLLRQHAPADAIICRAGGEEFLIALTSASPDLRPLAARLCAAIAAVSPAVTASIGTACAELRTRTGALLEELIKAADTAMYAAKRNGGNQARHTAHL; from the coding sequence ATGTCTCGGCTGAAGAGCTGGCTCGACCAACCCGAGCAGTACGACTGGGTCACGTCGTTCCTGCGGCAGCGGGGGATGCTGTGGTCGGCGCGGGCGATCATGGCGACCGTTGCCATGTCGGCGGCCACCGTGCCGCTGTCCATGTTGTTCAGCCACCCCCAGGACAGCACGCGAGCCGTGATCATCGGGATGATCACCGCCGCTTACACCGTCGGCATGGCGGTCTTCTGGCTGGCGGGCTGGCCGACGCGCCGGCAGTCGCTGACGGCGCTGGCGGTCGCCGTGCTGTGCATCGGCGCGTGGGTCGTGGCTCAGCCCAACGCCATTCTGGCCACGCTCGCCTGTACACCCATGGCCGTCACGGGCGGCTACAGCGCGGTCTTTCACAGCCCGACAGTGCTGTTGCTCCACGCCGTGGTGGCTGTCACGATCGCCACCGCCGCGGCGCTGCGGCTGTCCCACCAAAGCGACATCCCGGCCACATCGGTGTTCTGGCTGATCAACTTCGTCACCTTGTCGGTATCGCTCGGGTTCTGGGGCATGTCCCGCGGCATCCGGATGTACGCGCAGCGCTCCGAGGAAGACGACCTCACCGGTCTGCTGAACCGTCGGGCGCTGTCGGACGCGGTCGCTCTCCGCCTGGCCCATCCCCCGCCGGGACATGCCTATCTGGCGGTGGTCATGGTCGACCTCGACGACTTCAAACGCCTCAACGACACCCTCGGTCATTCGGCCGGCGACGAGGCGCTGCAGCTGGTCGCGGGCCTGCTGCGGCAGCACGCGCCCGCCGACGCGATCATCTGCCGCGCGGGCGGCGAGGAGTTCCTCATCGCGCTGACGAGCGCGTCGCCGGACCTGCGACCATTGGCCGCCCGGCTTTGCGCCGCGATAGCCGCCGTCTCCCCCGCCGTCACGGCCAGCATCGGCACGGCGTGTGCCGAACTGCGGACCCGAACCGGTGCCCTCCTCGAGGAGCTGATCAAGGCCGCGGACACGGCGATGTACGCCGCGAAACGCAACGGCGGAAACCAGGCCCGCCACACCGCGCATCTCTAG